From Nicotiana tabacum cultivar K326 chromosome 22, ASM71507v2, whole genome shotgun sequence, one genomic window encodes:
- the LOC107823414 gene encoding glutamine--fructose-6-phosphate aminotransferase [isomerizing] 1-like, protein MCGIFAYLNYNVTRERRYILEVLFNGLRRLEYRGYDSAGISIDSSDSDSDSPPLVFRQEGNIESLVKSVYQDVAATDLNLEESFSVHAGISHTRWATHGEPAPRNSHPQSSDAGNEFLVVHNGVITNYEVLKETLLRHGFTFESETDTEVIPKLAKFVFDKANEEGDQSVTFSQVVLEVIRHLEGAYALIFKSRHYPNELIACKRGSPLLLGVKDLEEEASAESSFSDAKFPSSNGQPKELFLSSDANALVEHTKKVLVIEDGEVVHIKDGGVSIYKFDQAKNNHGGTLSRPASVQRALSILEMEVEQINKGKYEHYMQKEIHEQPESLTTTMRGRLIRGGSCKAKTVLLGGLKDHLKTIRRSRRILFIGCGTSYNAALAARSILEELSGIPVTMEIASDLVDRQGPIYREDTAVFVSQSGETADTLLALEYALENGALCVGITNTVGSAIARHTHCGVHINAGCEIGVASTKAYTSQIVVMAMLALAIGGDTLSNQARREAIIDGLFDLPSKVKEVLKLDEEMKDLAKLLIAEQSLLVFGRGYNYATALEGALKVKEVALMHSEGILAGEMKHGPLALVDENLPIVVIATRDACFSKQQSVIQQLHARKGRLIVMCTEGDAASVSVGGSCRVIEVPQVADCLQPVINVVPLQLLAYHLTVLRGYNVDQPRNLAKSVTTQ, encoded by the exons ATGTGTGGAATATTTGCGTACCTGAATTACAATGTCACCAGAGAGAGACGCTACATTCTAGAAGTTCTGTTCAATGGGTTGAGACGTTTAGAATACAGAGGGTATGATTCAGCTGGAATTTCCATTGATTCTTCTGATTCTGATTCTGATTCCCCTCCTCTTGTGTTTCGTCAAGAAGGCAATATTGAATCTCTTGTCAAATCTGTCTACCAAG ACGTTGCTGCTACAGATTTGAATCTGGAAGAATCATTTTCTGTTCATGCTGGAATATCACACACTCGGTGGGCCACACATGGGGAGCCTGCTCCTAGGAATAGTCATCCTCAGAGTTCTGATGCTGGAAATGAGTTTTTGGTTGTCCACAATGGTGTTATCACCAATTACGAG GTGTTGAAAGAGACCCTTCTCCGACATGGTTTCACCTTTGAGTCTGAAACAGACACGGAAGTAATTCCAAAGCTTGCGAAATTTGTCTTTGATAAAGCTAATGAAGAAG GTGACCAGAGCGTGACATTCAGTCAAGTTGTGCTTGAGGTAATTAGGCATCTGGAAGGAGCCTATGCCCTcatatttaaaagtcgacattaCCCAAATGAATTAATTGCTTGCAAGCGTGGTAGTCCACTTCTTCTTGGTGTAAAA GACTTAGAAGAAGAGGCCTCCGCAGAATCATCATTTAGTGATGCTAAATTTCCTTCAAGCAATGGGCAACCGAAAGAATTATTCTTGTCCAGTGATGCTAATGCTTTGGTTGAACATACCAAAAAGGTCTTGGTAATTGAGGATGGTGAAGTTGTTCACATCAAG GACGGAGGTGTGTCAATTTACAAATTTGACCAGGCTAAGAATAATCATGGTGGTACTCTTAGTAGACCTGCTTCTGTTCAGCGTGCCTTATCCATTTTGGAAATGGAGGTCGAGCAGATAAACAAAGGAAAATATGAGCACTACATGCAAAAAGAAATTCATGAGCAACCAGAATCTCTAACTACTACAATGCGAGGGAGACTTATACGTGGAGGATCATGTAAAGCAAAGACTGTGCTTTTAGGGGGCCTGAAGGATCACCTCAAAACCATAAGAAGAAGCAGGAGAATTCTTTTTATTGGGTGTGGCACAAGTTACAATGCAGCTCTAGCTGCAAGATCCATTTTGGAAGAGCTTTCTG GTATTCCTGTAACCATGGAGATTGCCAGTGATTTAGTGGACAGACAAGGGCCGATATATAGAGAAGATACAGCTGTCTTTGTTAGTCAATCAGGAGAAACTGCTGACACTTTGCTTGCATTAGAGTATGCTCTGGAAAATGGCGCATTATGTGTTGGCATTACAAATACTGTTGGTAGCGCAATTGCTAGGCACACTCACTGTGGTGTTCACATAAATGCGGGCTGTGAGATTGGAGTTGCAAGTACTAAG GCATACACGAGCCAAATTGTTGTGATGGCCATGTTGGCTCTTGCAATTGGAGGTGATACACTCTCAAATCAAGCAAGAAGAGAAGCAATAATCGATGGTCTATTTGACTTGCCAA GCAAAGTGAAAGAGGTGCTCAAGCTTGATGAAGAAATGAAGGATCTTGCTAAACTGCTAATTGCTGAGCAATCACTTCTTGTTTTTGGAAGAGGTTACAACTATGCAACAGCTCTTGAAGGTGCTTTGAAGGTAAAGGAGGTGGCACTCATGCACAGTGAAGGAATACTTGCTGGAGAGATGAAACATGGTCCCTTGGCTTTggttgatgaaaatctccctATTGTAGTAATCGCCACCCGTGATGCTTGTTTTAG CAAACAACAATCAGTCATTCAACAACTTCATGCACGGAAAGGTCGACTGATAGTGATGTGCACAGAAGGAGATGCAGCATCTGTTTCTGTTGGTGGATCATGTCGAGTTATTGAAGTTCCACAGGTTGCGGACTGTTTGCAGCCAGTAATCAATGTAGTTCCATTACAG TTATTGGCCTATCATCTGACTGTACTGCGTGGATACAATGTTGATCAACCTCGCAATCTTGCCAAAAGTGTCACAACACAGTGA